The following DNA comes from Flavisolibacter ginsenosidimutans.
AGCACCGCGGTAAAATAACGGCTCCAGGGATGAACAAAAGATTTTTCACCGTTCTTGCTGTCGGCAAAAAAATCATTGTTGTTCCAAAGCTGCGTGATGTAACTCTGGTTGACAGGTTTGATGACTAATAGTTCAATGCTGCCTCCCAATTGTTTGGCGCCGGCATAAATCAATTCGCCCTTGTTCTTTGCCAGCGGCGTGTTTTCGCCCGAAACAAAGCTGTAATCAATGCTTGCTTCACCGTTCAGTAAAACAGAATCGGCGGGCACCATTTCGCCGTGACGAACAAGAATGCGGTCGTTCTTTTCCAGGCTGCCGATGGTGGCCGGAACTTCTTTCCCGTCGTTTAGTTTGGTGATGCCGAGCGGGAAATAGGATTTGTAATCGCGGTCGAAGGAAAACGAATCGTAGGTTTTGTTTTGAAACCAGCGGCCTGCGAGCATGAAAAGCACAATGCCGCTCATGCTGTCGAAATAACCCGCGCCGGTACCGCTCAGAACTTCGTAAACGCTTCGCGAAAAGGTGATTAAAATCGAAAGCGCAATGGGTGCGTCAATGTTGAGCCATTTTTGTTGCAGGCCTTTCCACGCCGAAACGAAAAAATCAGAAGCGCTGTAAAAGAAAACGGGTAGCGCCAGCACAAGATTCAGGTAAACGAACAAATGCTTCAACGTGCCTTCGGCTATGTCGCCCGATGAGAAATATTCGGGAAAAGAAAGCATCATGATGTTACTGAAACAAAAGCCCGCAACGCCGATTTTGTAAAACTGTTTGCGGTTGATTTTCTTCTCTTTCTTTGCCTCCGAATCGTTTAAACTGATGTAAGGCTCATAGCCAATAAAAGCCAAAAGCTCTACCACTTTTCGCAGTGATGTTTCATTGTGATTAAACGCGATGAATACTTCTTTTCGCCCAAAGTTTGTTTTGGAAAAAAGAATACCCTGCTGAATGGCGTGCAGGTTTTCCAACAGCCAAATGCAGGAGGCGCAGTGCATTTGCGGCAGGTAAAAACCGACCTGGCTTTGTTTTTCGTCTTTAAACGTGATGAGCTTTTGTTTTGCTTCTTCGGTGTCGAGAAAGGAGAACTTGTCGGAGCTAAACTTGCCTTTTACTTTGATGCCCGGGGTGTTGCTTAAATCGTAATAATTGCAAAGGCCGTTTTCTTTGAGAAGGCTGTAAACGAACTTGCAACCGTCGCAACAAAATACGTGTTCATCGCCGGCGATGTAAGCATCGCAAACTTCGCCGCAATGATAGCAATGCGCCGGCCTTATAACCGGCTTTTCTTTTTTTCTTACGGGAGCGTCAACCGCAGGCATAGTGCGGGCAAAAGTTCAACAACCGCTTTTCACATGCGATGAGTTGCGTCAAAAGAAAAGATGAGAGAAGTCATCTGAACCTTGATTTGGGAGATTAAAAGATTTATTGGAAAGAAAAGAGTCGTTCATTGCTGAACGACTCTTGCTTTATCGGAGTATTTTATTTCTTGTTAATCCTTAAAAATCCATCCAAATCATTGTTCAGACATCGGCAGTCCACGCATCTCTCTCATCCGGACTGAACTTCCACGGCGCAAAATTGTTTTCAACATTACTGTACATGCCGTTCCATTCCGCGGGTTGGTTGCTTTCTTCCAACGCCAGGTAACGCTTCAGTTGATTGATAATGTTTAACGGATCAATGAGCACGGGACAAGCCTGTACGCAAGCCTGACAGGATGTACAAGCCCACAATTCTTCGGTGGTAATGTAATCGTGCAGGAGCGATTTGCCATCCTCCTGAACACTGCCGTTTTTCTCGCGGTTGGCCCCGATTTCCTCCATACGGTCGCGGGTATCCATCATGATCTTGCGCGGCGAAAGTTTCTTGCCGGTTTGATTGGCGGGACATTGTTGTGTGCAACGTCCGCATTCGGTGCAAGTGTAAGCGTCAAGCAAATTCTTCCAGCTTAAATCGCTTACATCTTTTGCGCCAAATCGTTTGTGTTCTTCCTGCGCTGCGTCGGCAGGAATGGTTTCCGGTTGCATGGCGTACAAAACTTCGCGTTGGATTTCGGGCATGTTTACCATCTGCGCCTGTGGCTTCAGCCTTGCGTAATAGGTGTTTGGAAAAGCTAGAATGATGTGCAAGTGTTTTGAATAAGGCAGGTAATTTAAAAAAACAAAGATGCCGATGATGTGCAACCACCAGGCGCCGCGTTCAATGCCTACCAGTGTTTCAGTGCTTAGGTTTTGAAACAGCGGAGCAACATTTGACGAAATCCAGAACGGTCCAACGTTGTGATAATGTCCGTATTCACGCAGTTGCAAAGCTCTGTCGGCGGAATTCATTAAAAGAAAAAGTGTCATCAGCACAATCTCAAACGTGAGGATGATGTTCGCGTCTTTTCGCGGCCAGCCGCCGCCCAATTCGCCTTTGTTTAAACGCGGCACTTTCACCAAATTTCTGCGCAGCAAGAAAATGACACAGGCCGCCAGCACCAAAAAAGCCAACACTTCAAAAAAATCAATCACAAAGGTGTAAACATTATGCAACGAAGGCGCAAAGAGCCGGTGCGTACCAAAAAGTCCGTCGAGAATGATCTCTAAAATTTCAACGTTGATGATGATGAAACCCGCGTAAACGGCCAGGTGCAACAAGGCCACAA
Coding sequences within:
- a CDS encoding heavy metal translocating P-type ATPase, translated to MPAVDAPVRKKEKPVIRPAHCYHCGEVCDAYIAGDEHVFCCDGCKFVYSLLKENGLCNYYDLSNTPGIKVKGKFSSDKFSFLDTEEAKQKLITFKDEKQSQVGFYLPQMHCASCIWLLENLHAIQQGILFSKTNFGRKEVFIAFNHNETSLRKVVELLAFIGYEPYISLNDSEAKKEKKINRKQFYKIGVAGFCFSNIMMLSFPEYFSSGDIAEGTLKHLFVYLNLVLALPVFFYSASDFFVSAWKGLQQKWLNIDAPIALSILITFSRSVYEVLSGTGAGYFDSMSGIVLFMLAGRWFQNKTYDSFSFDRDYKSYFPLGITKLNDGKEVPATIGSLEKNDRILVRHGEMVPADSVLLNGEASIDYSFVSGENTPLAKNKGELIYAGAKQLGGSIELLVIKPVNQSYITQLWNNNDFFADSKNGEKSFVHPWSRYFTAVLFTVAALAGVYWSVVNPANVLPAVSAALIVACPCSLLLSATFTFGNMLRYYGKNGLYLKNATVIESLARVNKIVFDKTGTLTYASTAQIEFAGSLTQEQKEFVYSLAKESAHPLSRLIKDHLLKNDKPVAHPVSLFTETPGKGAEGLVNGYRIKLGSRSFITGAKDRSGTTAEVWVAIEGDVKGCFSIQNLYREGVNGLVKALEEKGYGLHLLSGDNDAEKGRLQSFFGRTTPMLFNQSPQDKLDYIKGLKQTAANKVLMLGDGLNDAGALKQSNVGIAISENTSQFTPASDAILDSKKLDKLNAFLGYAKAGKTVVLASWVISILYNFVGLGFAVQAKLSPLVAAILMPVSSITIVTFVTIATTIAAKRRGL
- a CDS encoding (Fe-S)-binding protein produces the protein MQIVQQILFLLLVIAAVWIFTKKVFFIRKNIALGRDENVTPSPERWRNVLLMAFGQKRMFDKPLVALLHLAVYAGFIIINVEILEIILDGLFGTHRLFAPSLHNVYTFVIDFFEVLAFLVLAACVIFLLRRNLVKVPRLNKGELGGGWPRKDANIILTFEIVLMTLFLLMNSADRALQLREYGHYHNVGPFWISSNVAPLFQNLSTETLVGIERGAWWLHIIGIFVFLNYLPYSKHLHIILAFPNTYYARLKPQAQMVNMPEIQREVLYAMQPETIPADAAQEEHKRFGAKDVSDLSWKNLLDAYTCTECGRCTQQCPANQTGKKLSPRKIMMDTRDRMEEIGANREKNGSVQEDGKSLLHDYITTEELWACTSCQACVQACPVLIDPLNIINQLKRYLALEESNQPAEWNGMYSNVENNFAPWKFSPDERDAWTADV